The genomic segment AGGTAAAGCTGAAATTATACTTAAAGCACAGAAAACTGCTATTTTTTTTGAACATTTCCCACATTTCCAAAAATTAGTTGTTATGTATACAGCACAGGTTGGGAGAAACAGCTGCACTGCTATTAAGTCAAGGTATAGCTGCTTGGTTTAGTTATAGGGCGGGAAATGCCAATTTTTGGGCGATACTGTGAATATTTCAACACCATCTTTTGTGACTCCAAGCGTATGCTCAAATTGTGCAGAAAGTGAAAGGTCGCGTGTTGTTACTGTCCAGCTATCGAGCTTACTGAGCAGAGTTTCATGTCTTCCAGCGTTGATCATTGGTTCTATTGTAAAAAACATACCTTCTTTTAAGACGAGATCTTCATCTTTATCATAGAAATGTACTACATTTGGCGGGGCATGAAAGACTTTTCCTATACCATGCCCGCAATAATTACGTACGATGGAATAGCCAAAATCTCTTATGTATTTTTCTATAGCAAGTCCTATTTCATTTAATTTATTGCCGGGCTTGACTTGTTTTATTGCTTCCATCAGAGCATTGTAAGTAGCGTCACACAGGCGTTTTGCTTTTATTGATGGTTTGCCAGCCCAAAACATGCGACTTGTGTCACCATGCCAGCCATCTAAAATTACCGTAACATCGATATTTAAAATATCTCCGTCCTTAAGCGGCTTATCATCGGGAATGCCGTGACACACAACAGCGTTTTTTGAAGTGCAGATTGACTTGGGATACCCTTTGTAGTTAAGTGGCGCCGGAATTGCGCCTGCTTTGACTATAAAATCGTGACACAGGTCATTTAATTCATTAGTTGTAACTCCTACTTTTACGTATGGTGCAATAAAATCAAGAGTTTCTGCTGCTAACCTGCCAGCTTTGCGCATGAATTCAAAATCTTCTTGTGAGTGTATAGTTATGCTCATATTTTCCTATGTTATTGCAATTATAGATTGCATTTTATATATTGACAGCTTCACTTACAGCTTCTCATATCGTCAAAGTAAGTTCTATATGCTTAAATGTCAAGAATATATCTAGCGCACAACCGCACGAACTTATGATTTTAGACAACCCCAGCCATCATTAAAAATGAAAAGATTACTTGACAAACCTCTCCGTTCTCCTTATCATATCAGTGAAGCTATTTATTTATCTTCAGTCTGTGCAGATAAAAACGACAAAAAAACTTAGTATATCTGGCGTGTCATTGTTTAATTTTTCGCACTATGTGCACCTTATGTCAGTTGGAAAACATAGTTGAAAAATGGATTTACTTCTTTAAATATGCAGATGAAACTAGTGAAACGGAATTGGAAAAAATAATAGGAAGTGATGCAATAATTGAAAAAGCATATGAAGAGCTAAACAGGTTCAACTGGTCAGAAAAAGAATTTATAGCCTACGAACAAGAAATCAAGCGTATTCGTGATGAAAAAGCTGTCCTTGCCCAAAAACTTGATGACGCTAGAGACGAAGGCATCAAAATTGGTGAGGAGGTGGGTATTCAAATCGGTCAAGAACGCGGCAAAGCGGAAGGGAGAAAAGAAGAAAAAATTGAAGTTGCAAAAAACCTACTCAAGGCTGGTATTTCCATTGATATTATCTCTCAAACAACCGATCTTCCTCAAGCTGAAATCTTACAACTTAAGGAAGAGATAGCCTAGGTCATGTGAACGAAATTTTAGAGAAAAGATCCCCAACAAAAAAACCCATAAAACCTAAGCTGTTTTATCGAATCTAGAAAAAATACGTCTAGAATTTGTTTCCAAATTCTTTCTTTCGGTAGTTTCTTTTGTCTTTTTCCTCATTTAGTAAATTTCTTAAATATTTATGACTGAGATCCCGCTGCGGCTGAAATGACAGCAGTGCTTCTTATGATGCCAGCATTAGAATGACGTCATAGGGGTACTGCTTTTCCTATTGGGTAAATTTCTTAAATATTTGTGGCTGAAGTAACTAGGGGTGAGATCGCCTCTTTTGATAGTATTGTTTTTTCACATTTTATTACACCTGGGACCATACACCTTAAAGTTATGGTTATACTCTTGTGGTGTTTCATGGTACAAAATAAGCTGAAGAGTGCTTTTACAAGATGATACTACGTAATTTACTGTTTTTGCTCCCACCTGAAATTGCTCACTCCTTGGCAATTATGGTGTTAAAAAGGATGCCTTGTAGAAAACCTATAGAATTACCACAGTCCTTAAGCGTGAACTTTTTTGGTAATAAACTTAGGAGCCCTGTAGGTCTTGCTGCAGGCTTTGATAAGAATGCAGAAGTGATAAGGCCCATGTTCCCATTTGGTTTTGGGTTCATGGAAGCTGGTACCGTGACTAAGTATCCCCAATATGGAAATGCAAGACCGAGAATTTTCCGGTTAATTAAGGATCAAGGAATAATAAATAGATTGGGATTCAATAACAAGGGAATAAATTACTTTCTTAAGCAAATAAATGAAACCAAGCTTGAAGGCTGCATTTTTGGCATTAATATAGGGAAAAATAGCACATCGAAAGACCAAATTGGTGATTATGTCGACTTAATGAAGACGGTATATGGAAAAAGCAATTATATAGTGCTGAATATCTCGTCCCCGAACACGCCTAATTTACGTAATTTGCACAATAAGCAAGAATTATCGGAATTGTTGAAGTCCATAACTTTAACCCGGAAATCAATTGATAATTCTAAATCTATACCAATAATATTAAAAATTTCTCCAGATATAGATCAACGAACAAAAGAAGATATTGCTGAGCTTGCATTGGAATATGAAATTGACGGCTTAACAGTAAGTAACACTACGGTCAGTAGAGATAATCTGCACTCTCACCATAATGAAAGTGGTGGATTAAGTGGCAGGCCATTATTTAAACTTTCAACTGAGTTGCTGAGCGACATATATAAACTTACTCAGGGCAAAATCCTATTGATAGGATGCGGAGGAATTTCAAGTGGCGCAGATGCATATGAAAAAATCAAGGCAGGAGCCTCTTTAGTACAACTGTACACTGCTCTCATATACCAAGGGCCTCAAGTTGTGAATAAAATCAATCTGGAGCTTGCAGAATTAATAAGAAGAGATGGATTGAATAACGTTAGTGAGGCGGTGGGTTGTGGCTGTAATTTTTAGGAGCTTATTTTAATAGAATAAAATTGATTTTTTGATATAAAGATATGGTAAAGAGTACTTCCTTTTAAAATAACAAATATGGAAAACTTGAACGATGCTATATCTAAAATCACCAGCTATAGATTTAAAAATGAAGCGATACTAGTAGAAGCATTAACTCACCCAAGCTTAAATAAAAGGAACAACAAAAATCAAGTTGAAAATTATGAAAGGTTAGAATTCTTGGGCGATAGTATTTTGAATATGGTTGTATCCATCATATTGTTTAAGCTATTTCCCGAAGAAAAAGAAGGGGCATTGGCAAAAAGAAAAACGGATTTAGTTTGTGGCAGCACCATCGCTAATGTTGCCAAAATAATAAATTTGGGCGACTTTATTATCATGAATAATAGTGAACGCTGTAACGGAGGAAAAAGTAACCTAAAAAATTTAGAAAATGCACTTGAAGCACTAGTAGGCGCAATTTATATTGATGGCGGATTTGAAAATGTTAAAAAATTTATTACCCAATATTGGGAAAAGCTAGCTAAAGACATGCTCAATCCTCCTCAAGATTCTAAAACCTCACTGCAAGAATGGACTCAGAAAAATAAGTTGCCTTTACCAGAGTATGCGCTTGTAAAACAAACTGGACCAGCACACAATCCTGAATTTACTATATCAGTTTGCATAGAAAATCATGGCGAAGTTTCTGCATGTGCTTCTAGTAAAAAGGT from the Candidatus Wolbachia massiliensis genome contains:
- a CDS encoding quinone-dependent dihydroorotate dehydrogenase — protein: MILRNLLFLLPPEIAHSLAIMVLKRMPCRKPIELPQSLSVNFFGNKLRSPVGLAAGFDKNAEVIRPMFPFGFGFMEAGTVTKYPQYGNARPRIFRLIKDQGIINRLGFNNKGINYFLKQINETKLEGCIFGINIGKNSTSKDQIGDYVDLMKTVYGKSNYIVLNISSPNTPNLRNLHNKQELSELLKSITLTRKSIDNSKSIPIILKISPDIDQRTKEDIAELALEYEIDGLTVSNTTVSRDNLHSHHNESGGLSGRPLFKLSTELLSDIYKLTQGKILLIGCGGISSGADAYEKIKAGASLVQLYTALIYQGPQVVNKINLELAELIRRDGLNNVSEAVGCGCNF
- the rnc gene encoding ribonuclease III — encoded protein: MENLNDAISKITSYRFKNEAILVEALTHPSLNKRNNKNQVENYERLEFLGDSILNMVVSIILFKLFPEEKEGALAKRKTDLVCGSTIANVAKIINLGDFIIMNNSERCNGGKSNLKNLENALEALVGAIYIDGGFENVKKFITQYWEKLAKDMLNPPQDSKTSLQEWTQKNKLPLPEYALVKQTGPAHNPEFTISVCIENHGEVSACASSKKVAEQKAAELMLEKIDNNRLAAK
- the map gene encoding type I methionyl aminopeptidase, which codes for MSITIHSQEDFEFMRKAGRLAAETLDFIAPYVKVGVTTNELNDLCHDFIVKAGAIPAPLNYKGYPKSICTSKNAVVCHGIPDDKPLKDGDILNIDVTVILDGWHGDTSRMFWAGKPSIKAKRLCDATYNALMEAIKQVKPGNKLNEIGLAIEKYIRDFGYSIVRNYCGHGIGKVFHAPPNVVHFYDKDEDLVLKEGMFFTIEPMINAGRHETLLSKLDSWTVTTRDLSLSAQFEHTLGVTKDGVEIFTVSPKNWHFPPYN